From Chryseobacterium gallinarum, one genomic window encodes:
- a CDS encoding type 1 glutamine amidotransferase domain-containing protein — MKKKALIVVTSVEKYPGMDRATGLWLGEAVHFYEKLHEKGYEIDFVSPKGGYTPLDPVSLQMFVQPVDWKYYADPTFREKLGNTLKPEEIKPEDYSVIYYTGGHGVIWDFPDNGAIQEIARTIYENGGIISSVCHGAAGLFNIQLSDGELLIKGKTVTGFSNSEEIAAELADHVPYLTEDVLKSKGAHYVKADQDFAPFAVSDERLVTGQNPQSGGAVGEKVLEILEK; from the coding sequence ATGAAAAAGAAAGCATTAATTGTTGTAACAAGCGTAGAAAAATATCCCGGTATGGACAGGGCAACCGGTTTATGGCTGGGAGAAGCTGTTCATTTTTATGAAAAGCTGCATGAAAAAGGCTATGAAATTGATTTTGTAAGCCCTAAAGGAGGATATACCCCACTTGATCCTGTTTCCCTGCAGATGTTTGTACAGCCGGTTGACTGGAAATATTATGCTGATCCCACTTTCAGAGAAAAACTGGGCAATACACTGAAACCGGAAGAGATCAAGCCTGAAGATTACAGTGTTATTTATTATACCGGAGGGCACGGTGTGATATGGGATTTCCCTGATAACGGAGCTATTCAGGAAATAGCCCGTACAATTTATGAAAACGGAGGGATTATCTCTTCGGTATGTCACGGAGCTGCCGGGCTTTTCAACATTCAATTATCTGATGGAGAACTGCTGATTAAAGGAAAAACGGTAACAGGGTTTTCAAATTCCGAAGAGATTGCTGCAGAACTCGCAGATCATGTGCCTTACCTTACAGAAGATGTATTGAAAAGCAAAGGAGCTCACTATGTAAAAGCAGATCAGGACTTTGCACCTTTCGCCGTATCAGATGAGAGATTGGTTACAGGTCAGAATCCGCAATCCGGGGGAGCAGTAGGTGAAAAGGTTCTTGAAATCCTGGAAAAATAA